In Oryzias latipes chromosome 15, ASM223467v1, the sequence AGTCCTCatctgatttctttttagcagtGAGTTGTTGGGGTACAAAGTTTGCTCTTGTTTTTGCATCTTGGGAAACCAAGATAACCTCATAAATACTGATTACAGGAGCAGAAAATTCACCTCTCTACCAAAACATTTCACCCAGTTTTTTGGAACATgaacaacaaagaaacacaaggggagcaaaaaaaaataatcccccctctacacacacacacaaccccccTACCTCTTTTCCCCCCTTGTCCTTCAAAACACCCTCATCAATAAATCATTGTAAAACACAAGACTTTCCTCACTGCCTCAGAAGATGCAGGATTTGGTTGCATGTGTTTGTGGAAAAGTGTAAATGCAGAGCAGAGAGAAGTTTGTTTGGTGTGAGCAAAGGTCCGGCGTTCTTACCCCGTGTCTCTCCTCTGAACGAGTCGCTGTGTGAATGTGGGGGCCACAATCGCTCAGAGAAAAGAGGGAGAAGGCAAGGATaaaggaggagaaagaggaggagggggactGTGGGGAATGAGGAGCAGCATACGAACATGTACCCACCAAAAGCTGAAggatccccccccccttctcttcccaacacacacaaacactgaaagtgtgtgaaaaaagaacaaaggacACACTTGCTGTATGACTGTGGAGAACACTGACATACTTTGTAAGCGTGGACGCTTCTGTGTCACGCACACTTACGATTATTGTACACTCTTGAAGCACTTGGGTTATTCATGTTGGAATATTATTTTGGGTTACTTTTGTGAGCAATAAATATTTTAGGTTATAGTGATTtaattttaaaccaaatttgttcctttttttaggttttaaacaGTAACCCAGCAAAATTacccctttttttaacatgaaatgGAGTTTTTAGTGACTACAGATCTCTTTAatgtaaaagtattttattattttctttgttactGTCTATTTGCTGTTATTTTATGTCAGATTTTTGCTTATCAGTTAGTGTtgcatgttgttttctagattGTTTACTCATGCATTTTATTCAATTAGTTGTTTTTATAAGTATTGAATTAATTAATGTATTATTAAATAAGAAtctctttaatgttttaatcaaagTTATTATCATTTTGTACAGTGCAAAGAGTTCGATACTTGGAAGGATTTATAACCTTGTTTGTAGACATTTAAGATATACTCATTtgttttaaggtggttttaACTTAAACTTTAGTTATACatctttccaagcttttctgAAAACTAGagtgtttttttgtctcattaggAGCTAGAAATAAAGATATTATTAACAAAATGAGTCAAACACACTTTGCTTCATACTCTTGACAGCAGAAAAGCCTTGTTTAAAACTCTGACGGTTAAAGTTGCACTGTGATGTAATGTTCAATTTTTTGaggatgtttttttatgaaagttGAATAATGTTGACTTGCtttcattgtcattattttttaaacaaaatatagatttatgttctaagaatgagtgttatttttagatttttcttttgtgttcacatgtTGTTCTATTATGAGTCATTTCTatttattacattatttttttgtcactgcCATCAAAACAAACtacaataaaagctcaaaaaatacaaaccagtTGCTTAGAACTAGCAACTGAAATAATTCTATCTGAGAGTAACATTTTTAGataatttttccctttttgaattCTGTGTCAAACTCCTGTCTAGATGTTCATATGTTATTATAAGATTTCTTGCTGATTAAAAGttgctgcatggacagataaCTTCAAAACTTTCTTAGGAGTTCCTTCTTAGGATTAGTGTTCCTTTCCTTTAGGCTACCTCTTTTTGAAGGGTTCCTGCTTCAGACATATGCATTGAAATTATCCATGACCAAATTGTGAGTAATAACAAATGAAACTTCATGTcttaaaatgtttgcaagtGAGATAAAGGTGATGTCAACAATAGTTATATTATGAACATTAGGAAAAGCGTGAGAACTGTGGCTATGATTTCTTACAAaagcatttcatttaaaaaattagactattttaatcaaaacagtttttgcGGCACTTAGATAACAGACTGAAGGTTGAAGGTAAATTACATTTGCTTTTATCTGTAGTAGTATCTAGCCATCCTTACATGTGggtcaatttttatttatctgctaTCATctcattaaataattaaataaataaacaaaacaaataaaaaataacttttggtcAGCATGACGCCTCACAGGACAAAAAGCCTTCTGCCCTAAAACAAGCTGAGTTGAGCTTTTTAGGTTTACGTAAAAGTCCAGAATCAACTGGAAcctttttaaaatctgcaacCTAAGTACATAGTTTAGACCAAATCACTGTGGGCCAAAATTACTGGGATCCCAAAAAAAGattgaatgcttttttttctttctatttgcacacattttttgcacatcattattaaatatttgcacatggagttttttcccctcatttctGGGTCCCTCACTGCTTGTAGCTTTATAATCAGTTAAATTTCCCCACAGCGGGatcaataaattatttttatttctggattTGTGAGTAATTAACTAACAATGATTATGCAATGAATGACTGGTTCGATGAGGAGCTTTGAAATTGGGATTAGGTGTGTGCTATGGTTCGTGCATGTTAAATCAATCCAATGGAGAGTGGAATATGTTCACTAGGGTAATGCTAGAATAAATGAGACTGTCTGCAGCTCTTCAACATGGTTGCACAGTGTTCTCTGTTACTCAAGTGCAAAGGTGGGTGCCCTGCACTGATAATGGAAAACAACACCCTTGCGGGGAGGAGGGTAGAATCAATGATGGGGTGCAGGCAGTGGTGAAGGCTCTTAACCCTAGCTGCCCCAGGGCATAGAAACTGAGGCCTAAAGAAAAAGGAGACCAGGAGAGATCCACACTGAGAGTGAAAtccacacaaataaaaaaaagaggaacataaaaagttttaattacTGTCTGTTTCATTGGTGGCTCCATATTAATTCTTTGCTCATCCAGAGGCTTCAATGCTGGATAGGTGATTTGTCTCAATAATATTTGCCTCtggaatttctttatttagtaTTTACATGAGAAGAAAACATGCACTTTCTAAACAGCAGCCACAATCCTCTTGTTTGTGGTTCGAAAGAATACACCCAATACAGCAAGACATATTTGATgaatgatggatagatgatagATGATATCCTCTTTttgtcacggttttaggttcCTTGCCTTTatgttctagttgttttatgttcgggcctgtttgagttacttcctgttttattttgtagcatttcctgttttgttgttgtctcaagttttacctttccccatcagtcctgagtgtttccacctgtgtcttgttcccttgtatgtatttaagtcttgtctttcccttcctcctgtgctggtccatattgtgctGTTCCCTGGTTTCGAGCGTTGTGTATTTTCAAgtttcgagtttctagcctgctaagcagtggattttgttttttttgtagtttttgttattaaacccccattccctgcatcctcctgcctcctctcctctctgcgcctgggtactcacTCTTCCTCTCCCCGTAACACTTTTTTTGCCAAAGACCAAACTCCCTCGTTACTGCCACTTCACCTTTGTTTTCCCTATGTCCTTGTAACCCACATGTCTGTTAAAGTTTCCTATAATCACCACCATAGGGGTGCCCGTAATCTCCTCATCCATCTCTCTTCAGAActagtcctcctcctcctcttccagctCAGTTTTTACCTGGGAGGCATAACCACTGTACTTCATCTTCAACTGTTctcgtcaaaaaaaaaaaaaatcttcacatattaaaatatacatttgttcACATCTTCAGACTCGTCACCCATTCTGACACCCTTCACCTATAGAGCATTTTAACAAAATCTGCTCATCTTTCTGTTCGTGCCATGATAAAACAGCTTCAACCAGCTCTTAATCTACAAGCTTTGCTTCTTTTACATCTGGTCTCTTGAACACACAGGTTAtaaatttttattctttccatcATGTTGGCCAACATTCTAGATTTTCCTgtcaaagtctgttttttcaaaGTTCCTACGTGAGAATTAAAgccttccttctctccttctttgagcaacagtagtcaaatttccaccaacATCCAGTCAATGGTCAACAGTCAATAGCATTGGAGGCCACAACTGATCCATTTGTGCAAGTTTGTTTGAGATTCAGATGATCGATATGGATCGGACGGCCTTCCTGCTCTTACCTAGACTTGGGACGAGCACACTAACCACATAGACTGTGTCCTCCTCTGGGCCACAAATTACTTTCCTCTTGTACAATAAACATCGTCAGTGAGTATGTGaactttttacactttttctgTGTGTTGACTTAAACGATTATAATACGTTCAATTCTAGTTGATCTAGTAAAGTGATTGCACCCTATTTCAGAAAGTGTTCCTGTTATGAAATAAGAAATATTCAATTATTGCATGTAGCCATTATGAtttgcaaaaattaaaaaataccacAACAGTTCACTGTATCTCTATCTACAATACCAACGCACTATTACTTGGGTTGGCTTGTCTGGTGTTCATCGTTTTTCcactgtattttttcatctatCCTGTCAAACCTCCGTTTGGGGTCACCAGAGCCTAGCCTGGTCACTCATGGATAGGGGCAGGGtacacaccctggacaggtggccacaatcacacacacttgCGCACAATCTGGAGTAAccaagtaacccttgtgctctcctacgcactttaacgttgggtcatctagaccccctagacagtgctctaaaccttttttctttaatgatttgtgaacctcgctggtgtccatggattacatgaaatctttccacctttatccacctttgttatggtagggagaacacatcaatggaagggtgaggtaatctaagatagcacaagggttaacatgaaGCATGTTGCTGGACAGTGGGAAGAGAAAACCCATACATGCTTGGGGAAAACACACCAGGACTTGATCCAACAAAGCAGTCTGGAGATGCCGGGGTGTGAACCCAGGTCCCCATACATGCGAAGCATATGCTATGCCACTGAGCTACATCCCCTTTCTATGTCCATAGAGTTGTTATTGTAATGTTAGCCATGTTATTTAATCATCttgacattttgtattttttgtaaaacagtgCACCTTCAAAAACACTGCTTTGAAAAAGCCCAGCTAAAACagtacaaagaaaaaatgatttcttcctcattctcttgAGCGGTAAAATTTTCTCTTAGGGCTATAGGTAAAAAGtgacatattttaaaattattattatattgtttatttatttgttccttttttgcacaacttttgtttttcatttttttatccacTGACTTGTttcaaaaaccacaaacaagGTTTTATAACACATTGTAAAAAAtatgagacaaaaaaatcaagaacCTCCATCGTTGCCTTCAAAAGCACCTAAGTGCTGGATGAGATGAATAAGAGGAATCTTCACTCTCCTTTAGGACAAAGGCTCCAGCAGGAAATCTGGGTCACGGCTTAACCCCCCACTGACACTGCCGTCAGTGCCCAGCTCCTTCTCATTCAGCTCATGGCTTGGTGGAGTGTCAAACTCTTTCTCCCGTGGTCGCTGCCAAAAAATCTGcccggcaaaaaaaaaaaaaagaaaaaaaaaaaagaggattctCCAGAAAACAAGTCAACTATAGAAAACGTTTCGTTCCACCAAGTCTGGACCGATCAGGAACAAACATGTTACTTTGTTTTTGCTCATTAAAGATCTTCAAACTATGCAACTTGACCTGAAAATGGATTTGTCAAAAGCAGATGAGTAGTAGCAACCTTATATTAATAGGTTTTACAGCTTTGGAGGGGGTAGTCATGTCGTACTTCCACTCCTTTAGAAACTgtacaaaatacaatttaaatctGTACAAATAATTAGTATTTTTAACAATTCTTTTATATGAAACTGAAAGAAACTCAAATGTGTTCTTTGGGAATGAATATCAAAGTTTCAAAATAACTATCAGCTCATTTAGATTTCCACATATTGCATACAagtggggcttttttgtgttcatgtgtgcagCATTGATTTTCTCCATTATGGTGACGCCAACCCCAACCCTGATCAGTTGAAACACCTTAGTTGGAACTCTGATACCTCCTAGTGGCAAAATGTAAACAGTCACTTAGTTTAAAGTTAGTTCGTAAGCAATATTAAAAATGGTAGaacaatatgttttatttttacaattcaaatttgagaaggaaaaaagaaatcttttcaATTTACGATCAAGAATAGGTTTAAATATTCTATGATAAAATAGGAAAATTacccattttttttcaaaacaattagTTAATTTATAAATGGACATCTTCTGCAGTATAGTATTGTATAATGGGCTCAGGGGCTACAACTggctgaaaaaaatatttaaaaaattcaattttaagacCATCCAGAAACTATTTAAGTTATTTCATATCAGGCCTGAAACATCATTAACATTTGGCACATTGATACCTGGAAAATGGAAGAATACTAACCCTTCATCGTCTatatcagagaaaaaaatatgttgttttcttcggctttcattttttataaaacaattttgttcGGAATTCAGGTTTTACTTGCTGCATACATTTATACAACTGCTAATTACCTTTAGTCTTACAATACTCAAATATGGACATCATATAAGTGTtacatttaattacattttagacATGTACTTGTGGAATGATACTTCATAACCaaatatatttgaatatttactgtcaaaacacaaacagtGTTCATGTACGTAGAGCTCTTCTAGTTTTTCAAAAGCCCGTAGAGCTCTAAAGTCACATTCACACAGTGATGACTGTGGAGCTGCCATGTTAGCCTCTAACAAGGCCACCTGGAGGTTCAATGTCTGAATATTTGATCTTCAGATAAGTGCATAAACCCTCTTCCTCTGAACCATGGCTCCCAAGAAGAAGCCCACATAAACTGATACACACCACGAGGAATAGGGATATTGTTAGATCAATTCAATTTACACAGTGTGATGTTAACAGGTTGTGTAAGCTAAggtggcagcaaaaaaaaaacaaaaaaaaaaaatgactacaCTGCTTTTGGTTTGTTGCTTGATTTATCAAAGTTCTGCAAACTTACCAAGCCAGATTGGACACCTACTGTCTTAAAATACATTCTTTTGTTTCGTTTAACTGTGGTTTACTCCCCAATGCACAAGGATCCTGTCTGCCAATTGAACGAATTAGCTCTATTGTGAAATGTTCAcgcatcattttaaattttgtttgcaTGCGTGTttggttatttttattatgttttcattattttaagaTCTTGGCTTTAACacaattacatttctttaattattttatagCTTCACTTTCAAGATTGAGCATTTTTCCTTTGCCTTTTTTGGATGTTGAATATTTTGGGGATTTGAATTTGTACAACAGCTGTAATgagctattttttaaatttttaattaaagcacTCCTATTAACCCCTATATAAGGGTTAAATCAGAAAGAGCAACATACTCTGCACTCTGAAAATGAGCTTCATAATTTATGGATTAAAGGAATAGTTACCGATATTCCACTGTGGTTGTTACTGAACAGGATGTGGTAAACTGAGAGAGGACACAATGCATTCATTCCGATAGAGCCATCTCCAAACTACAAGGGTTACTTGGTTTTTCACAAACTGATGTTGCAGGAAAGAGGTTATAAGTGAAAAGAAGCTGGCATTatgacagtattttttttttgtctggagaTCAGAATATTCATGTGATTGTGTGAGGCAAATGCAGTAAATTCTAAAGTGCAACATTGATGATGTTGCCAAGGATGATCTTAAATGATCTATGAAGTTCAAAGTGATCAGATCAAAACACTGTCTTAAACTTGGTTACACAATGGGCAGGATTTTCCTCAAACCAGCTCAGTTTGACCTGTAAGGAGATATGTTTTCAAGTTGTTGGAACAGTACATTTTAAGTCACAATTATTTGGGCATGGTTGTTTATTCACACACTAAGACAGTGCTCATGTTTATATTGCCTAAATGTATCAATTTAGCATGTTTGACagcttttttaaactctgcTAATTATTACATTGTTCAGCGGTAGTTCTCTGATGCCAAAAATTATCATCAGATGTGATTTTGTAATTTTGttaaacaaagaacaaaacatccTTTTGTTTTGATATAGTGAATCCAGACATTGACATCTTTTACAGTGCTTTGCTTTAAAGCTGCATCTGGTTTTTATCACTGTGGTTTTCTCTGTTTCTTGACTGCAACGTTTTTGCTCCGGACTGAAAGCCAGATGGAGTGTCTGCATGGTCATTTTCTTGTATCCTCATCTCTGTAAATTGCGTATGTGTGTTCATGCGAGATGAACAGGTGATGACCCTCTGAGTCCTTCATCGCAACCAGAGGCGTCCACTTTCTACTTCTGAACAGTCGTTGAGAGGAGGCTGCAATCAGGGTTCTGCCGTCGCCTCCTCTGTTGTGATTACCGTCTGTGATTATGACACTACACTACGacctcctgtgtgtgtgttgcagtgACGCAGACCGCCACTGCAGAGGTTGAagctggaggagaaaaaaagaagatggcAAAGTGCTGTCTGACATTGAAAACCCATTGAGCTGGAGCTGTGAACAGTGTTTAAACAGCTAATAATGGAAATAATTGTCGAAGGAATGAGTTTTGCTGAAatgagtttatttattcatctgtggTTTAAACTCATGTAAACATATGGTGAACATATTTGGCTGTGTGTTTAACTAAATTATGACAGTTTTGAGGAAAACAATGACCAATTGGGTAATTTTGTGTTGAGGAATActttacaaaaaacacatttagccttttttttaacagtcttTAAGTGTAGATAGTTAAGAACTATTAAAgacaaaagcaaatatttgtCATTATCACAAAATTAAAtgggattgtttttattttttttatttgcacattGATGCTAACTTATCTTAcacttttatattttcatttatagtcaagcatttgaaagcaaaaaaaaaaagtaaaacttacCTTTTATAAATAGATGATTATTTGAATCCAGGGTTTCTGcagttcttttttcttaaagcatGTTACCATGGCAGCATGGTGGAGGATAGATCATTATACCGTAAAGCACACAGATAACACAACTTGCGCAATGATTCTAATGAACTACGCAAGAAAATTGCATTGATTTACTgcatattttcttctttaccCTTGACTTGTCTTGCGGCTAAAAAGTGACCCACCACCATGTTTAGTCATAGAAAAAATAACGTAAcctctccttttttcaattTGAAATGTTATAAATTTCCCTAAACTgactccatcattagaaaaagacacactttgtctttgttcattttttacacGTGGGCTGTACACTATTAGTTTTGTGGGTCATTCTTGATCCGTGAATTATAAAAGcatttgaacacaaaaaaaggtcaaaggccACACACAAATGCTCTAAATCACAGatgcacacacctacacaccaGATCCCCCCCAAGGCTTCAGCTGAGTTGGTCAGAAGGAAAAGAATCCAGTAGAAGAACCACAGGACAAAAATGTGTGTGCAGTACATGTCATAATTTTAAGATCAGTCTTTCCCTACAAcaataaagcaaagaaaatatgaaaatgtaCTTGTTCTCAATCAAAACACTTTTATGAACAAAACTTTGTATGAAGCATGATTTGTCACAaagtcgctttttttttttttttttttttacatgaaatgtaTTAACATTGCATCGGATTTACACTTAACAACGTAAGCATAGTTTCCCCCTGTCCCTGTAATGATCATAGGATGTGCAGAACTAACGCATTTCAGTCTAACACTGTTGAAATGTTCCCAGGCTGAAgaaaaactttaagaaaaacagTTGAATCCAATAATTTCCAATGAAACGGCAAACCAGTCAATGGCATCAGTCGTCAGGGTGTCTTCAAAATGTGTTGTTAAAAAGTATCTAAGGTTCTAAACTGAGGAGAACACAGCATGAGCCACGGGGCTGCTGGACAGCAGGTGACATGAATTAGACTAATGGGATCAGGTGGAATCCAAAGTGACATTAACAGAACCACTGAGCATTTATAAGATCAAATTGTGTGGAAGTTTTATCAAACAGCAGCTGCTGATCTGTTCTCTGGTTCTTTGTGCTGTTTGGTGCAGAAGTAGTCATGATGGCTCTATGTGTTATGAAGTAAGTCATCTTGTTAACTTCTTACTGGTAATACTTTGTGCTTTTATTCCTTTGTTTACTCATGTTTTCTATCTAAACAGGTCCTCCTGGATTGTCTTTCTTCTCTTCAGCCTTGGAGCTTGTATTCCAGTAAAACAGGgtaagtagattttttttttttttttttttttttttaaagtgaactaCAGTCTTTCCACTTTTCTTCAGGTCAAAGTGGAACAGGTTCACTTTCTGGATTTGGAACTGCTAGCTCTGGATATTCTGGTTCTGGATCCGACATGAATCTCTTTGACCAGCAGCTTGCCAGCATTGCTCACTTTGTTGCTGAAATCTTGCGCTTCATGCCCAACCGTCCTTTCCCACGTGATGCCTGGACCTCTGACCAGGTCCCTCTTGGCACAGTTGAGCAGCGCCCTCTGTACCCTTCTTCCCATGTGGTTAAGACCAGCAGTGGCTACCAAAGAGCTCGGGACTTCAACTCTGATGCCAAGTACACCGAAGACTTCTTCGATCACATTAATGTAGATGGAGGAAAACAAGAAGGCTCCTCAGAAACTGGATCTAAAGGACAGAAGGGCTACTGAGGTAACTTTCACTATTGCTGAAAACAAGAACTTAAATATTCTATCCACTAATTTTCATCTTTTGCAGGTACTATGGCATCAATCATTGTAGATGTAATAAATTTGTCGCACTTAAGTTGAGTTGTCTCTTTACTTAACCTATGGGTCTCTGTGGATTTCTTGCCAACTGTTAAAAAGCATAGGATCTTTATTAGTGGAAACATGGGGCTGCCATATGTTCAGTCACAACCTCCAGTACCATGCCTTCTGTGCCATTTAGGCTCAAACTCTTAACTGGAGAAAATACTTCAACTCAAAGTTACCTTAAGGAGATGGATATCTTGAGGGCCAGGGTTAGCCAGTGCTGAGACTTCTACAACCTTGGTGTAGAAAAGATGACCATGTCTTTCAAACCTGGACTTAAGTCTTTGAAAATACAGAAACTTTAGTGACCCTTAGATATTACAGCACTTGGCGTAGTCAAGTggctaatttttattttgagccaaggcacaccagcatccaaaaatttggGGGGGGTGGGAGGAGAAACCCGGTCTGTATTGTACAGTCCCAATCTCACTAGCATTTTTGTGATTGTGACAAAGCTGGgagttgcagctgttttctgTAATTTTTCAACTAAATTGCTATTTTAAATTTCTGAAAAAGAGctaaagctgcagctaaataGGTACCGCCATTATGTCAGACTCAAAGTGTACAATCTTTTTCTTCCCAATTACTCAGGGTTTTATCaaggcctgtttggatgaacatagagctgatatcctggagaaaatacattttttttttttttttttttttttagatcagtggaAGCACAGCAGTTGAAAAACATTGTAGTCAATGTTGCCAGATTTCTCCCAAAATATCTGGCAAATTGTGCACTTAAGGTGCATATGAAATGGCAAACATATAGCAATAAAGCTCTGACAAAAGCAGTGGATCTAGGATTTTACCTCGTTTGCATAGGAGTTCTGACCACATCTGCATGCAGGTTCAGCTGGAAGTCTGAGTTTTCCTAAATcctgaaaactgtttttgtgctccATCTCTGTTGTGAAAACTGCCATTTTGCTGTTCAAATGGGAAAATGTACAACTCTCATcctatttaaaatgtttgcctATCACTGTGTGGTCCATAAACCTCTTGGATTGGTTACAGTTTCTGATGTTTCATCAGCTCAAAAGTTGGCAGATAAATCACATTTAACATGGAGTGGTCTCTTAGAATGTACTGTTTGATGTGACTTTGTAATATCAACAGTTTAGAGAT encodes:
- the LOC101167842 gene encoding uncharacterized protein LOC101167842; amino-acid sequence: MMALCVMKSSWIVFLLFSLGACIPVKQGQSGTGSLSGFGTASSGYSGSGSDMNLFDQQLASIAHFVAEILRFMPNRPFPRDAWTSDQVPLGTVEQRPLYPSSHVVKTSSGYQRARDFNSDAKYTEDFFDHINVDGGKQEGSSETGSKGQKGY